A DNA window from Drosophila biarmipes strain raj3 chromosome 2R, RU_DBia_V1.1, whole genome shotgun sequence contains the following coding sequences:
- the LOC108029642 gene encoding chromatin-remodeling complex ATPase chain Iswi, whose product MSKTETAAVEATEENSNETTSDAATSSSGEKEAEFDNKIEADRSRRFDFLLKQTEIFTHFMTNSAKSPTKPKGRPKKIKDKDKEKDTADHRHRKTEQEEDEELLAEDSATKEIFRFDASPTYIKSGEMRDYQIRGLNWMISLYENGINGILADEMGLGKTLQTISLLGYLKHFKNQAGPHIVIVPKSTLQNWVNEFKKWCPSLRAVCLIGDQDTRNTFIRDVLMPGEWDVCVTSYEMCIREKSVFKKFNWRYLVIDEAHRIKNEKSKLSEILREFKTANRLLITGTPLQNNLHELWALLNFLLPDVFNSSEDFDEWFNTNTCLGDDALITRLHAVLKPFLLRRLKAEVEKRLKPKKEMKIFVGLSKMQRDWYTKVLLKDIDVVNGAGKLEKMRLQNILMQLRKCTNHPYLFDGAEPGPPYTTDTHLVFNSGKMAILDKLLPKLQEQGSRVLIFSQMTRMLDILEDYCHWRNYNYCRLDGQTPHEDRNRQIQEFNMDNSAKFIFMLSTRAGGLGINLATADVVIIYDSDWNPQMDLQAMDRAHRIGQKKQVRVFRLITESTVEEKIVERAEVKLRLDKMVIQGGRLVDNRSNQLNKDEMLNIIRFGANQVFSSKETDITDEDIDVILERGEAKTAEQKAALDSLGESSLRTFTMDTNGEAGTSSVYQFEGEDWREKQKLNALGNWIEPPKRERKANYAVDAYFREALRVSEPKAPKAPRPPKQPIVQDFQFFPPRLFELLDQEIYYFRKTVGYKVPKNTELGSEATKVQREEQRKIDEAEPLTEDEIQEKENLLSQGFTAWTKRDFNQFIKANEKYGRDDIDNIAKDVEGKTPEEVIEYNAVFWERCTELQDIERIMGQIERGEGKIQRRLSIKKALDQKMSRYRAPFHQLRLQYGNNKGKNYTEIEDRFLVCMLHKLGFDKENVYEELRAAIRASPQFRFDWFIKSRTALELQRRCNTLITLIERENIELEEKERAEKKKKAPKGSVSAGSGSATSNTPAPAPQPKANQKRKSEVVATSSNSKKKKK is encoded by the exons ATGTCTAAAACAGAAACTGCCGCCGTGGAGGCAACCGAGGAGAACTCG AATGAGACAACTTCGGATGCGGCCACCAGCTCGTCCGGCGAAAAGGAGGCTGAGTTCGACAACAAAATCGAGGCGGATCGCAGTAGGCGCTTTGATTTTCTGCTGAAGCAGACCGAGATCTTCACGCACTTCATGACCAACAGTGCCAAGAGTCCAACGAAGCCCAAGGGACGGCCCAAGAAGATTAAGGATAAGGACAAGGAGAAGGACACGGCCGA CCACCGCCATCGGAAAACGGAGCAGGAAGAGGATGAGGAGCTGCTGGCTGAGGACTCAGCCACCAAGGAGATTTTCCGCTTTGATGCCTCACCCACCTACATAAAAAGCGGGGAAATGCGAGACTATCAGATTCGCGGACTCAACTGGATGATTTCTCTGTACGAAAATGGTATTAACGGAATCTTGGCCGATGAAATGGGTCTGGGAAAGACGCTTCAGACCATCTCCTTGCTGGGTTACCTCAAGCATTTTAA GAACCAAGCTGGACCCCACATCGTGATTGTGCCAAAGTCTACGTTGCAGAATTGGGTGAATGAGTTCAAGAAGTGGTGCCCTTCCCTCAGGGCTGTCTGCCTGATTGGAGACCAGGACACGCGAAACACCTTTATACGGGATGTGCTCATGCCTGGCGAGTGGGATGTTTGCGTGACCTCCTATGAGATGTGTATCCGCGAGAAGTCCGTTTTCAAGAAATTTAACTGGCGCTATTTGGTCATCGACGAAGCACATCGTATTAAAAACGAGAAATCCAAGCTTTCGGAAATCTTGAGAGAGTTCAAGACCGCCAATCGCCTGCTTATCACGGGTACTCCACTGCAGAACAACCTGCACGAGCTCTGGGCTCTGCTTAATTTCCTGCTGCCCGATGTTTTCAACTCGTCGGAGGACTTCGACGAGTGGTTCAACACAAACACTTGCCTGGGAGACGATGCGTTAATTACGCGATTGCACGCCGTTCTTAAGCCTTTCCTGCTTCGCCGTCTTAAGGCCGAAGTGGAGAAACGCTTGAAGCCTAAAAAGGAGATGAAAATATTTGTCGGTCTGTCCAAGATGCAACGCGACTGGTACACCAAGGTGCTGCTCAAAGACATTGACGTGGTGAACGGCGCTGGCAAATTAGAAAAGATGCGACTGCAGAACATTCTGATGCAGTTGCGCAAGTGCACAAACCACCCGTATCTGTTTGATGGCGCCGAGCCGGGCCCGCCATACACCACGGACACCCATTTGGTGTTCAACTCCGGTAAGATGGCTATTCTTGACAAGCTACTGCCCAAGTTGCAGGAGCAGGGGTCGCGAGTGCTAATTTTCTCTCAAATGACGAGGATGCTGGATATTCTGGAGGACTACTGCCACTGGCGCAACTACAACTACTGTCGCTTGGACGGGCAGACGCCGCACGAAGATCGTAATCGGCAAATCCAAGAGTTCAACATGGACAACAGCGCAAAGTTCATCTTCATGTTGTCGACTCGAGCCGGTGGCTTGGGTATAAATTTGGCAACCGCTGATGTGGTCATCATCTACGACTCCGACTGGAATCCTCAGATGGATTTGCAGGCTATGGATCGTGCTCATCGCATTGGTCAAAAGAAGCAAGTGCGAGTTTTCCGCTTGATTACTGAAAGCACAGTAGAGGAGAAGATCGTAGAGAGGGCCGAAGTAAAGTTGCGACTGGACAAAATGGTCATCCAGGGTGGTAGATTAGTTGACAACCGTTCTAATCAATTAAACAAGGATGAAATGCTTAACATTATCCGATTCGGAGCCAATCAAGTGTTCAGCTCAAAGGAGACTGACATTACAGACGAGGACATTGACGTAATTTTGGAACGCGGCGAGGCGAAGACGGCCGAGCAAAAGGCAGCACTGGATAGTCTGGGCGAGAGTTCGCTGCGCACCTTCACTATGGACACAAATGGCGAGGCAGGCACATCATCAGTCTACCAATTCGAGGGCGAGGATTGGCGTGAGAAGCAGAAGCTCAATGCCTTGGGCAACTGGATTGAACCACCAAAGCGAGAGCGCAAGGCAAACTATGCCGTGGATGCCTATTTTCGGGAGGCACTACGCGTTTCTGAACCCAAGGCGCCTAAAGCACCACGCCCACCCAAGCAGCCCATCGTGCAGGACTTTCAATTTTTCCCACCCCGTCTCTTCGAGCTTCTGGACCAGGAGATCTACTACTTCCGCAAGACCGTGGGTTACAAAGTGCCTAAGAACACTGAGTTGGGATCGGAGGCCACGAAGGTTCAGCGAGAGGAGCAGCGGAAGATCGACGAGGCTGAGCCGCTAACAGAAGATGAGATCCAGGAGAAGGAGAACCTGCTATCACAAGGATTTACCGCCTGGACCAAGCGCGACTTTAACCAGTTCATTAAGGCCAACGAGAAGTATGGCCGGGATGACATCGACAACATTGCAAAGGACGTAGAAGGCAAGACTCCGGAGGAGGTAATCGAGTACAATGCGGTGTTCTGGGAGCGTTGCACTGAGCTGCAGGATATTGAGCGAATTATGGGACAAATTGAGCGTGGAGAGGGCAAGATACAGCGACGTCTGTCTATTAAAAAGGCCTTGGATCAaaag ATGTCCCGGTATCGTGCTCCCTTCCATCAGTTGCGTCTTCAATATGGAAATAATAAGGGAAAAAATTACACTGAAATAGAGGATCGTTTTCTGGTTTGCATGTTGCACAAGTTGGGCTTTGATAAAGAGAACGTGTACGAGGAGCTGCGAGCTGCCATACG AGCTTCCCCTCAGTTCCGCTTCGACTGGTTTATCAAATCTCGCACAGCTCTAGAGCTGCAGCGTCGCTGCAATACACTAATTACCCTTATCGAACGTGAGAACATCGAGCTGGAGGAGAAGGAAcgcgcagagaagaagaaaaaggCTCCCAAGGGCAGCGTGTCCGCCGGAAGTGGAAGTGCCACCTCCAACACTCCAGCCCCGGCGCCGCAACCGAAGGCTAATCAGAAGCGTAAAAGTGAGGTGGTGGCTACCAGTTCCAActcaaaaaagaagaagaagtag